The Peptacetobacter hiranonis DNA window GAGGAGATTAATCCTCGGTCAGAAGGATGTCAAGCCTAGGTAAGGTTCTTCGCGTTGCTTCGAATTAAACCACATGCTCCGCTACTTGTGCGGGTCCCCGTCAATTCCTTTGAGTTTCACACTTGCGTGCGTACTCCCCAGGCGGAGTACTTAATGCGTTAGCTGCGGCACCGAAGGGGGTAACCTCCGACACCTAGTACTCATCGTTTACAGCGTGGACTACCAGGGTATCTAATCCTGTTTGCTCCCCACGCTTTCGTGCCTCAGCGTCAGTTACAGTCCAGAAAGCCGCCTTCGCTACTGGTGTTCCTCCCAATATCTACGCATTTCACCGCTACACTGGGAATTCCGCTTTCCTCTCCTGCACTCAAGTCAGACAGTATCAGGAGCTTACTACGGTTGAGCCGTAGCCTTTAACTCCTGACTTGAAAGACCGCCTACGCACCCTTTACGCCCAGTAAATCCGGATAACGCTAGCCCCCTACGTATTACCGCGGCTGCTGGCACGTAGTTAGCCGGGGCTTCCTCCTCAAGTACCGTCATTATCTTCCTTGAGGACAGAGCTTTACGACCCGAAGGCCTTCATCGCTCACGCGGCGTTGCTGCATCAGGCTTGCGCCCATTGTGCAATATTCCCCACTGCTGCCTCCCGTAGGAGTTTGGACCGTGTCTCAGTTCCAATGTGGCCGATCACCCTCTCAGGTCGGCTACTGATCGTCGCCTTGGTGGGCCGTTACCCCGCCAACAAGCTAATCAGACGCGGGTCCATCCTGTACCGAAAAATCTTTGATATAAAAGTCATGCGACTCTTATATATTATCCCGTATTAGCATACCTTTCGGTATGTTATCCGTGTGTACAGGGCAGGTTACCCACGCGTTACTCACCCGTCCGCCGCTCTTCTCCGAAGAGAATCGCTCGACTTGCATGTGTTAGGCACGCCGCCAGCGTTCATCCTGAGCCAGGATCAAACTCTCAAATAAAAATAGTTTGTTGAAACCTAAGTTTCAATTTAAATCCGCTCAGATGTTATCTCAAAATATCTGGCATGGTTTGTATGGCGTTCGAACTATTTGTTCGAACTAAATATATCTGCTGTTCAGTTTTCAAAGTTCATTTAAAGTGGTGGACCATCAGGGACTCGAACCCCAGACCTACCGGTTATGAGCCGGGCGCTCTAACCAACTGAGCTAATGGTCCACTATATATAAAATATGGTGCCGAAGACCGGAATCGAACCGGTACGGGAGGATAAGTCCCGCAGGATTTTAAGTCCTGTGCGTCTGCCAGTTCCGCCACTTCGGCACATATACGTGGCTACGTCCTACTCTCCCAGGGGCCTTCGCCCCAAGTACCATCAGCGATAGAGAGCTTAACTTCTGTGTTCGGAATGGGAACAGGTGTATCCTCTCTTCTATAATAACCACATATTCTTTAGTTGTTGTGACGACTTATCGCCGTCGCAAGTATTATATTACCATCTTCTTTATTAATCGTCAACACTTTTTTAAAACTTTTTTTAATTTTTTTTTAAGTTTATTTTCGATTGTTTCGAAGTGATGAAATATATTCTATAACATAAAAAGACCAATGTAAAGTATTAATTTACATTGGTCTATATTTTTTCTAAATAGATATATTAATAAATATTAAATTATTTATAATCTTTTTCAAACTCATTAACAGCATCCATTAATGTAGTTGCTACATATGCTGAAGCAGGTCCACCACCAAATGCTATAGCTACACCAGCTGCTTCTAATATTTCTTCTTTTGTACAACCAGCTTTAAACGCATTATTTACATGTCCTACTATACAATATTCACATCTACTAAAAGCTGCTATACCTACTGCTATAAGTTCTTTAGTTTTTAAATCAACAGCTCCATCTGATAAAACTGCTCCTGCAAACTGTCCAAATCCCTGTGCTATCTCTGGTTTATTAGCTGCAAAATCTGCCATACCTTTTGATGTTGCTTCTGCCATTGCTCTTACGTCTTTCATAGTTAGACCCCCTAAAAAATTATAATCTCTAACTATGAAATTACCACTTGAAAACCTTATTTTCAACACTTTATATAAAGTATAGTTTTAAATTATAACCAATATTTTATATATAGATAAAAGCTTTTATTTTTTTACTATTCCTATCTTTAACAAAAAATAAAAAGTGCTACTCAAAGCATTGAATAGCACATACATATCATCTATATTTTTTCGTATTCTTTTCTTAATTTTTCTACTACCTTTTTTTCTAATCTCGATACTGTCATTTGTGAGATATTAAGTTCCGTCGCTATAACAGACTGAGTTTTATTATGGAAGAATCTATCTTCTAAAATCTTAACTTCTAATTCATTTAGAGTCTGCATAAATCTATTAAGAAAATCTTTTTGTTCTATATTTCCAAAATCTTTTTCCTCAACACCAACTCTATCTGAAAGAGTAAGATCATCCTCAGAATCATCTCCACTTGACGCATCAAGTGATACAGGCTGATAACTATATGAAGCTTCCATAGCCTCAAGAACATCTTCTTCTCTACATCCTATATACTCAGCAATATCCTTAACTGACGGATGTCTTTTCTTTTCTTGCTCAATCGCTATCTTAGCATTACTTATCTTTTTACTAAGCTCTTGAATTCTTCTAGGAACTCTCATAGTCCATACTTTATCTCTAAAATATTTTTTAATTTCTCCTATAATAGTAGGAGTAGCAAAACTAGAGAATTCAAATCCCTTGCTAATATCATATCTATCTATTGCATAAATAAGAGCTAGCGAAGCCACTTGGTATATATCTTCATAATCAACACCCTTATTTATGTATTTTTTAGCGAGTATTCTAGCTAGATAAAGATGTCTTTCTATAAGAATATTTCTTATATCGATATCCTTGTTATCACTGTACAGTCTAAAAAGCTCTTTTGTATCCATGTCCAGGTAGTTTGCAGCTCCTGCTACACTTTTCATTAAATATCAGCTCCTAAATATTTAGTCATTCTAATAACTGTACCTTCATTTTCTATTGATTCTATACTTACCTCGTCCATTAACGTTTTTATAATAAATAAACCTAAACCACTTTCTTTAGGCATATCTAAATCAGGCTCCTTTATAGCCTCAACGTCACAACCTTTACCGTTGTCTTTTATCTCTATACAAATTCCAGATTCAAACATCTTAAAAGTTATAAAAAATTTATCATCATCGCTGTGTTTTATAGCATTAGTACATGCTTCAGAAACAGCAACCTTCATATCTTCTATATCATCAATCGAAAAACCAATTTTGTTGGCTATTCCTGAAGTAGTAAGTCTTATAATGCTTACATACTCTGGATTTGAACTTATCTCCATTTTTATAGTTTCATAAGTCAATTTTTATCCCTCCACATTAAATATTTTATCAAGCCCCGTAATTTCTAATATCTTTCTTACGTTACTTTTAGGATTACTAAGGTATATACCCTTACCATTGACTTTCAATCTTTTTAGCACGCCTACCATTACTCCTAGACCAGTTGAATCAATATACTCTAATCTATCTAAGTCTATTTTTATATTTTGAGAATTTTCATCAACAAGATCATTAAGAGATTTTTTAAATACCTCTGCACTAGAAACATCAAGTTCTCCAATAAGAGCAACATTCCACACATTCTCTTCTACATTAAAAGATGAATCTATTTTTATCGACATATCACACCTCCAAATTAAAATTATATCCCATAAAATACCCTTAATTTCTTATTTATCTTTTTTCTTCTTATTTTTTCTTTTTTTCTTTATAAAACCAAATATATTTATATAGCTTCCTATACTGCTAACAGTTTCTACTAAACTGTCTACACTATCTGTTATAGATGAAACATTATTAATAATATTATTTATATCTTTTTCATTTTCATCCACTATTCTTGTAGCTCTAGTAACAAGACCATTTGCATTATCTATAGTCTTAGATGCACTGTTTAAAGTCTTTGCTAAATACACAGCAATTATTATAGCAGAAACACCTAATAAAACTCCACATACCTGCCATCCAATTGCATTCATATTAAAGCTCCTCTTCTTTATCTGTATCTAAAACAATATCGTCATCCATATCGTCTTCAACCTCTTTAAATGTTCTGCTGATTACTATATTTTCGTCTTCTAAATCCACGTCTTCGTATCCATCTTCATCTACTTCGAATAAAGTTTCTGAAAAAGTACTTATTCTATTCTTTACAGAATCAAAAGTATTTTTAACAGTTTCTTCTGGATTTTCTTTTATATCTTCAAATTTTTCTTTTGCATCCTTTCTAAGTTCAGATCCTTTTTTAGGCGCTAAAAATAATCCCGCCACAAAACCTACTATGGCACCAAATATCATTAATCCACCTTTTTTGCCGCTCATTGAAAATCAGCTCCTCTCTTTTTTCGTATACGATTATTATAACATATAAAACTATAACTTAATTATAAAAACTGTTTCAACTTATAACAAAAATAAATATATATTTTTAGATTTGATAATAATAAAAGGAGACCCCTAACTAAAGGAACCTCCTCTTTATAAACACTAATATTTTGAACTTAACAATATCTATCTCTAGATGCGTTAAAGTCCTTTTCAATCCAGTCAATTTCCAAAATCTCTATTTTTTTTTCTTCTGCAATTTTTCTTATGCTCTCAATATCTTCCTCTTCAATCATAAGAGAAATTCCGCAGCATTTACTAAGCTTTCTAGGTGTTGGAGCTATGACTGCTTTTATCTTTGCATTATTTAGTTCTTTTTTTAATCTCATACCATTTTCATGGTTGTTAAAAAGCACATAATACTGTTTCATTTACATCATTTCCTTTGCTTTAAAGAACAATTTGTTCTCTATGATAATATACTATTATTCTAACAACAATATATTATTTTTCAAGCATTTCTATGAATGCACTTACTCTTGTTCTCATCTGCTGAGCATCACTATCTGTGTAGTCAGTTTCTATTCCAAGAACTGGTATTCCTGCTTTTTTAAGTTCTCTTTCTACTAAGAATCCTTCAACATCGTAAGTACTACAGAATTTTAAATTAACATCTATAACACCGTCAACATTGTATTCTTTAGCGTATCTTATTATATCGTCTATTCTAGCTCTATTTGGAGTGAAGCATGCACAGTTTATACCCATGTATCTATTAGCAAGGGCATCTATCTGTCCATCTAAATCTGTCTGAGTTTCGTCTACAAGATTTTCAAAATATCTAGCACCAGTACACATTTCTTCACATACAACTGCTCCACCGCTAGTTTCTATTATGTTGTGTATTTTCCAGTTTGGTATAGCTAAAGGAGTACCAGTTAGAAGTATTCTCTTAGTTCCTTCTGGGAATACACTAACACCTTCTTCTACTCTCTTTTCTAATTCGTCACAAAGTTTATTAGTCATCTGAGTGAAACGAGTTGGATCATCGTAGAATGCTATCTGAGATATTAATAATACGTCTTTACCACTTATTGGTAATTTTTCATTTTTTCTTAATTCATATAGACGTTTAAGAGCTCTTCTCTTATCGTTTATAAGTTTTATACTTTCTCCTAAGCTTTCTGCTGTTACTTCATTTCCAGTTACTTCTTCAACAACTTTTTTGAAGTCTTTTATTTCTTCAGCCCAAGCTTTTATATCTTTTTCTCTCTTCATCTGAGGTAAATCCATTACATGAACAGGGACATCTTCAGCTAATATTTCCCATGCTTTTTTCTTTCCATCACAAGTAGTTTCTCCAACGTACATATCTGCTATACGGAAGAATGGACATGTTCTATCTAATCTAGCACCTACTGATGCTTTTATTAATGGACATGTATTAGATGGAAGAACTTTTTCTCCACCTGGTACCCAGAACTGAGAACCACCGCAAAGACCTGTAGCTATTGCTTTAGCTGCAAATACTATTTCATCTGGAACATAAACACAGAAAGTACCGAATACTTTTCCACCGTTTTTCTGATGTTCAACTAGTTCTGCTGGTCTAACACCGTGTATTTCAGATACTACGAAATCATAGTAATCCATTGATTCTGGACGGTTTTCCTGAGATAAATAAACATCTCCAAAAGCCTGAGGTAATACTTCACATAATTGGTCATGAGTTTCAAGATCCATACCTAGATCTTCCCACATTTTATGATAATCTGCCATTTCAAAAATCCCCCTTAAAAACATAATTTTTTAGATATTTACTAACCAAACGTATTCAAAATATCTGACATTTTAAATTTAACACAATTCCTTTATGATTTTCAATTGGAGTAGTTGAAAATGCTATTGTTTATAAGTATATCTATTTATAACTATATAGATTAACACTATACCAGACTTTTATAGTCTATTTTGATGTGTTGACTAATTTTCCGATAATATCTATACTATTTTTGTAAACGTTTTATTGTTGAATAAAATATTTATACTTATAGTCAAAGGGGGAGAAAAGTTATGACTAAATATAGTAAAGTTCCAGTATTTGAAAACGGAATGGCTCAGCCTGTATTTCCTTTCACTGATGGGAAAACAGGAGAAAATTATGATCCAACTACTTCAGAAATAGTAAGATACTGTGTATATGTTGAATCAGATTACGATATGGATGGAGATGGAAAAAGAGACCTTATAAAAACTCTTATCCAGGTTCCAAGAAGTGCTGTTGAAGGAAACTACAAAGCAGCATCTTTATTCGAAGCTCGTCCATACTGTGCTGGTGTAAATGAAGATGGTTACGACCACATGAAAGAAGTTGCAGAAAAAGAATACAGAAAATTTGACTTTGCAGACCTTAAAAAAGAAGTTCCTGCACGTATACCTACAGGTTCTATAAGTGCAATGGATCTTGCATTAAAATCAAATGCTTCTGATTGGTATTACAAAGACAAAGGAAATAACGATAGCATGGTATATGAAAACCTTGAAAACTTCAACTACTACCTTGTTCGTGGTTTCGCAGTAATCATAAGTGCAGGTTTTGGTGCTCTTGGTTCTGATGGTTTCAACTTTGTTGGTTCTGAATTTGAAAGAGATGCTTTCAAATCTGTTGTTGAATGGCTTCATGGAGATCGTGTTGCCTATGCAGACAGAGAAGGTACAATAGAAACAAAAGCTGATTGGTCAAATGGAAACGTAGCAATGACAGGTAGATCTTATGCAGGAACTATGCCTTTTGCTGTTGCAACAACAGGTGTTGAAGGACTTAAAACAATAGTTCCAGTTGCAGGAATATCTGACTGGTACAGCCAGCAGAATATGCAGGGTTCTCAGCGTTATTGGCCAAAAGAAGTATTAAATAGCTTCCTTGCTTACTTCTGCTCAAGTAGATACAATGATGAAACTCTATCTGAAAAAGAATTAGATGATATAGCTGCATTCCACCATGAACTTAGTCTTCAGCAGTTAAGCTGTGGTTCTGACTACAACGAAGAATTCTGGGGTGCTGGAAACTACCGTCTAAACTACGATAATATAAAATGTACTGCTTTAATAGTTCAGGGATTAAACGATGAAAATGTTTCTACAAAACAGTTTGAAATGATGTATAAAGCATATAAAAAATCTGGACAGACAGTTAAAACAATAGTTCATCAGGGACCACATATAACTCCTACTATGGCAAATAAAAACTACGGTATCCTTATAGATGGAAACTTCTACGATGATATAGTAAATAAATGGATATCTCATTATCTATACGATTTAGACAATTGTGCAGAAGAAATGCCAGAAGTTTTAGTTCAGACAAACTACGACCAGAATAAATGGGAAGCTTGTGATTCTTGGGAAACTGCATTCTCTATGAAACTAGAAAGTGCTGAATCTGG harbors:
- a CDS encoding carboxymuconolactone decarboxylase family protein, with product MKDVRAMAEATSKGMADFAANKPEIAQGFGQFAGAVLSDGAVDLKTKELIAVGIAAFSRCEYCIVGHVNNAFKAGCTKEEILEAAGVAIAFGGGPASAYVATTLMDAVNEFEKDYK
- a CDS encoding SigB/SigF/SigG family RNA polymerase sigma factor; the encoded protein is MKSVAGAANYLDMDTKELFRLYSDNKDIDIRNILIERHLYLARILAKKYINKGVDYEDIYQVASLALIYAIDRYDISKGFEFSSFATPTIIGEIKKYFRDKVWTMRVPRRIQELSKKISNAKIAIEQEKKRHPSVKDIAEYIGCREEDVLEAMEASYSYQPVSLDASSGDDSEDDLTLSDRVGVEEKDFGNIEQKDFLNRFMQTLNELEVKILEDRFFHNKTQSVIATELNISQMTVSRLEKKVVEKLRKEYEKI
- a CDS encoding ATP-binding protein, with the translated sequence MTYETIKMEISSNPEYVSIIRLTTSGIANKIGFSIDDIEDMKVAVSEACTNAIKHSDDDKFFITFKMFESGICIEIKDNGKGCDVEAIKEPDLDMPKESGLGLFIIKTLMDEVSIESIENEGTVIRMTKYLGADI
- a CDS encoding STAS domain-containing protein, with product MSIKIDSSFNVEENVWNVALIGELDVSSAEVFKKSLNDLVDENSQNIKIDLDRLEYIDSTGLGVMVGVLKRLKVNGKGIYLSNPKSNVRKILEITGLDKIFNVEG
- a CDS encoding DUF948 domain-containing protein, producing MNAIGWQVCGVLLGVSAIIIAVYLAKTLNSASKTIDNANGLVTRATRIVDENEKDINNIINNVSSITDSVDSLVETVSSIGSYINIFGFIKKKRKNKKKKDK
- a CDS encoding YtxH domain-containing protein, yielding MSGKKGGLMIFGAIVGFVAGLFLAPKKGSELRKDAKEKFEDIKENPEETVKNTFDSVKNRISTFSETLFEVDEDGYEDVDLEDENIVISRTFKEVEDDMDDDIVLDTDKEEEL
- a CDS encoding DUF3343 domain-containing protein — encoded protein: MKQYYVLFNNHENGMRLKKELNNAKIKAVIAPTPRKLSKCCGISLMIEEEDIESIRKIAEEKKIEILEIDWIEKDFNASRDRYC
- a CDS encoding double-cubane-cluster-containing anaerobic reductase yields the protein MADYHKMWEDLGMDLETHDQLCEVLPQAFGDVYLSQENRPESMDYYDFVVSEIHGVRPAELVEHQKNGGKVFGTFCVYVPDEIVFAAKAIATGLCGGSQFWVPGGEKVLPSNTCPLIKASVGARLDRTCPFFRIADMYVGETTCDGKKKAWEILAEDVPVHVMDLPQMKREKDIKAWAEEIKDFKKVVEEVTGNEVTAESLGESIKLINDKRRALKRLYELRKNEKLPISGKDVLLISQIAFYDDPTRFTQMTNKLCDELEKRVEEGVSVFPEGTKRILLTGTPLAIPNWKIHNIIETSGGAVVCEEMCTGARYFENLVDETQTDLDGQIDALANRYMGINCACFTPNRARIDDIIRYAKEYNVDGVIDVNLKFCSTYDVEGFLVERELKKAGIPVLGIETDYTDSDAQQMRTRVSAFIEMLEK
- a CDS encoding CocE/NonD family hydrolase, whose product is MTKYSKVPVFENGMAQPVFPFTDGKTGENYDPTTSEIVRYCVYVESDYDMDGDGKRDLIKTLIQVPRSAVEGNYKAASLFEARPYCAGVNEDGYDHMKEVAEKEYRKFDFADLKKEVPARIPTGSISAMDLALKSNASDWYYKDKGNNDSMVYENLENFNYYLVRGFAVIISAGFGALGSDGFNFVGSEFERDAFKSVVEWLHGDRVAYADREGTIETKADWSNGNVAMTGRSYAGTMPFAVATTGVEGLKTIVPVAGISDWYSQQNMQGSQRYWPKEVLNSFLAYFCSSRYNDETLSEKELDDIAAFHHELSLQQLSCGSDYNEEFWGAGNYRLNYDNIKCTALIVQGLNDENVSTKQFEMMYKAYKKSGQTVKTIVHQGPHITPTMANKNYGILIDGNFYDDIVNKWISHYLYDLDNCAEEMPEVLVQTNYDQNKWEACDSWETAFSMKLESAESGVSVIDTDWEAAGVCAENFDEAMSLKSSNMNKRFVTAPLNEELTIQGTVHLNLKAALKDGNIENDFNPENRNDADSLTMKLGDSKVTGRMDDVKLVAMLYDVCDEKFDSIQTVDPERNIIPVVKVQENGVINGGDLPAFDLCEFETVHKNYRPITRAYADLCNPEAGYKPETAINSIELKKGEYHEYNIYLNATRYTVKPGHSLALVITTEDPVNCLIHKTYSVEIDNASVNATVPVTAENNNLEITIK